A DNA window from Ornithodoros turicata isolate Travis chromosome 10, ASM3712646v1, whole genome shotgun sequence contains the following coding sequences:
- the LOC135371036 gene encoding glycosyltransferase 8 domain-containing protein 1-like isoform X2, translating to MGILRRSHSALLVKGLFAALAISCLVGLYYGYRLMVSNEASRYFGRTVERLQAIADDIAPIHVVVVTSNVRLGGAIAVMMSVTRHTRRPVRFHLVTDNATKYHAYAWMHHPHLSGINYEVLTFPNEAIDQTLFRTVDDSSASKLTFAKLYMTHLLPSVSGIVVQIDDDVIVQGDIGELAGLPISQDHVGLFSQDCDAVSRRYNSAGSKYSHYLNLDTASLAGLHINPGACVLNIGVFVINMEEWKRQNITAVVEHWMRVDQREKIFKQEGPLCPLLLALYNKTTTLDPQWHVRNLGVTTGSLYSRTYIEKAKLLQWSGHFKPWGTRASFADIWYSYFVADPTGRFRPSGKYSRISTTPSGSQPKVGYTR from the exons ATGGGGATACTTAGAAGATCCCACAGTGCGCTTCTTGTGAAAG GGTTGTTCGCTGCATTGGCAATTAGTTGCCTCGTCGGCCTGTACTATGGCTACAGACTGATGGTTTCCAATGAAGCTTCCCGTTATTTTGGGCGCACAGTCG AAAGGCTCCAGGcaattgcagacgacatcgcgcCAATTCACGTGGTGGTTGTCACATCCAACGTTCGACTTGGTGGGGCCATTGCAGTGATGATGAGCGTGACGCGCCACACCAGACggccggtacgcttccacctTGTTACCGACAATGCTACCAAGTATCACGCATACGCTTGGATGCATCACCCGCACCTTTCGGGTATCAACTACGAGGTGCTCACGTTTCCAAATGAAGCAATTGATCAAACCCTGTTTCGGACAGTGGATGACAGCAGTGCCTCAAAG CTGACCTTTGCAAAGCTATACATGACACATCTCCTGCCTTCCGTCTCTGGGATCGTAGTGCAGAtcgatgatgacgtcattgtTCAAG GTGACATTGGTGAGCTTGCTGGTCTTCCGATATCCCAAGATCATGTGGGTCTTTTCTCACAGGACTGCGATGCAGTCTCAAGAAGGTACAACAGTGCTGGT AGCAAGTACAGCCACTACTTGAATCTTGACACAGCTTCGTTGGCTGGATTGCACATCAATCCTGGTGCTTGTGTGCTGAACATAGGGGTATTTGTTATAAACATGGAAGAGTGGAAGAGGCAAAATATCACGGCTGTGGTTGAGCATTGGATGAGGGTTGACCAGAG GGAGAAGATATTCAAGCAAGAGGGACCACTGTGTCCACTGCTGTTGGCTCTCTACAACAAAACCACCACTTTAGACCCACAGTGGCATGTTCGTAATCTAG GTGTGACCACTGGCAGCTTGTACTCAAGGACATACATAGAGAAGGCCAAACTACTGCAGTGGAGCGGACACTTCAAGCCTTGGGGTACGCGTGCGTCGTTTGCTGATATCTGGTACAGTTACTTTGTGGCCGATCCAACCGGCCGCTTTCGCCCATCGGGAAAATATAGCCGTATCAGCACAACACCATCCGGTAGCCAGCCAAAGGTCGGTTATACACGGTAA
- the LOC135371036 gene encoding glycosyltransferase 8 domain-containing protein 1-like isoform X1 has protein sequence MGILRRSHSALLVKGLFAALAISCLVGLYYGYRLMVSNEASRYFGRTVEERLQAIADDIAPIHVVVVTSNVRLGGAIAVMMSVTRHTRRPVRFHLVTDNATKYHAYAWMHHPHLSGINYEVLTFPNEAIDQTLFRTVDDSSASKLTFAKLYMTHLLPSVSGIVVQIDDDVIVQGDIGELAGLPISQDHVGLFSQDCDAVSRRYNSAGSKYSHYLNLDTASLAGLHINPGACVLNIGVFVINMEEWKRQNITAVVEHWMRVDQREKIFKQEGPLCPLLLALYNKTTTLDPQWHVRNLGVTTGSLYSRTYIEKAKLLQWSGHFKPWGTRASFADIWYSYFVADPTGRFRPSGKYSRISTTPSGSQPKVGYTR, from the exons ATGGGGATACTTAGAAGATCCCACAGTGCGCTTCTTGTGAAAG GGTTGTTCGCTGCATTGGCAATTAGTTGCCTCGTCGGCCTGTACTATGGCTACAGACTGATGGTTTCCAATGAAGCTTCCCGTTATTTTGGGCGCACAGTCG AAGAAAGGCTCCAGGcaattgcagacgacatcgcgcCAATTCACGTGGTGGTTGTCACATCCAACGTTCGACTTGGTGGGGCCATTGCAGTGATGATGAGCGTGACGCGCCACACCAGACggccggtacgcttccacctTGTTACCGACAATGCTACCAAGTATCACGCATACGCTTGGATGCATCACCCGCACCTTTCGGGTATCAACTACGAGGTGCTCACGTTTCCAAATGAAGCAATTGATCAAACCCTGTTTCGGACAGTGGATGACAGCAGTGCCTCAAAG CTGACCTTTGCAAAGCTATACATGACACATCTCCTGCCTTCCGTCTCTGGGATCGTAGTGCAGAtcgatgatgacgtcattgtTCAAG GTGACATTGGTGAGCTTGCTGGTCTTCCGATATCCCAAGATCATGTGGGTCTTTTCTCACAGGACTGCGATGCAGTCTCAAGAAGGTACAACAGTGCTGGT AGCAAGTACAGCCACTACTTGAATCTTGACACAGCTTCGTTGGCTGGATTGCACATCAATCCTGGTGCTTGTGTGCTGAACATAGGGGTATTTGTTATAAACATGGAAGAGTGGAAGAGGCAAAATATCACGGCTGTGGTTGAGCATTGGATGAGGGTTGACCAGAG GGAGAAGATATTCAAGCAAGAGGGACCACTGTGTCCACTGCTGTTGGCTCTCTACAACAAAACCACCACTTTAGACCCACAGTGGCATGTTCGTAATCTAG GTGTGACCACTGGCAGCTTGTACTCAAGGACATACATAGAGAAGGCCAAACTACTGCAGTGGAGCGGACACTTCAAGCCTTGGGGTACGCGTGCGTCGTTTGCTGATATCTGGTACAGTTACTTTGTGGCCGATCCAACCGGCCGCTTTCGCCCATCGGGAAAATATAGCCGTATCAGCACAACACCATCCGGTAGCCAGCCAAAGGTCGGTTATACACGGTAA
- the LOC135371038 gene encoding cilia- and flagella-associated protein 251-like has protein sequence MSETSSDTKVEQPENSSSNVAAEGGGKESGDAQTAGVKREGENEVTPSTAKKSRGSTESSKSTRPARESKTAATRRLSSLEVAAKEGEALLKELGHKDTNDADTGRRRTRSQTRPTPPAPPPAKQKKEETPRQSKSTRGRKKQAAKQEEEEEPEEAAAGEDKTKENSSDAEKQNDAEDHKEEEEEEGKEAKGDEKKEEVNNKEEKKTEAPSTDAEEATTKAPAPTSAPATSPEDVAA, from the exons ATGTCGGAGACTTCTTCAGATACAAAAGTGGAGCAGCCAGAAAACAGCTCATCTAAC GTAGCCGCCGAAGGAGGGGGGAAGGAAAGTGGAGACGCACAAACTGCCGGTGTCAAACGCGAAGGGGAGAACGAGGTCACTCCATCCACTGCCAAAAAGTCTAGGGGCTCCACAGAGTCCTCTAAG TCCACACGGCCGGCTCGTGAGAGCAAGACCGCTGCAACACGTCGGCTCAGCAGCTTGGAAGTAGCGGCCAAGGAGGGAGAGGCTCTCCTGAAAGAATTGGGCCACAAGGACACCAACGACGCCGATACAGGACGGCGGCGCACACGCTCCCAGACCCGGCCCACAccgccagcacctccaccagcTAAGCAGAAGAAGGAG GAAACTCCGCGGCAGTCCAAATCGACACGGGGCAGGAAGAAGCAGGCAGCAaagcaggaggaggaggaggagcctgAAGAAGCCGCAGCTGGGGAGGACAAGACCAAGGAGAACTCAAGTGACGCCGAAAAGCAGAACGACGCAGAAGATcacaaggaggaggaggaggaagaaggaaaggaagCAAAGGGAgatgaaaagaaggaagaagtgaacaacaaggaagaaaagaagacCGAAGCACCAAGTACGGACGCAGAGGAGGCCACGACAAAGGCGCCAGCCCCGACGTCTGCCCCCGCGACGTCTCCGGAAGATGTGGCTGCCTGA